A genome region from Anopheles stephensi strain Indian chromosome 2, UCI_ANSTEP_V1.0, whole genome shotgun sequence includes the following:
- the LOC118507226 gene encoding synaptic vesicle glycoprotein 2B-like, which translates to MVEGDTDQNLSKYTDVKDDRVANGDSKDHPLAGVVAVSLHEKSLANQQLSLPHGPLNGAGERAIVSKQLEAKGGGAGGADPERGAYSIKADFEQAIELTGYGRFHYILLAICGLVSTSEEMDVISMSFILPSAQCDLDLNTQSKGWLNSIIFIGMMFGAYVWGSVADSLGRKKVLIVISIMNAFCIVASSFSQTYEVFMVFRFLNGVALGGSGPVIWPYFAEFQPKSKRGSMLSFMAAFWTIGNLLVAGLAWLIIPTGIGITTPAFTYNSWRIFLLVCSIPSFIVAALLLYLPESPKFLLSQGKIDEALAIFRGIYVTNTGKSKDQYPVKELLIDDKLREELEAVTKPIKNKYKRMLYDILDNSKQVFMSPILKFTIISITINFTFHIGYYGLMMWFPELFNRFDEFTRAHPGVEDASVCQVTDYVVGMGSHSQTGVCSATIPSTVFMESLITVAAALPANVVAVLGMDRLGRKFFLVFSTMAAGACSASMYFVTNQHQNLAVSAVFSGVISMGNASLDCLITEVFPTNLRATGVAISMVAARLGGIIGNVVIATLLDLYCPAPTFIVAVLLAGGGLMCLFLPNTTRTALS; encoded by the exons ATGGTAGAAGGTGACACTGATCAGAACCTGTCAAAGT ATACCGATGTAAAGGACGACAGAGTAGCGAACGGTGACAGCAAGGATCATCCGTTGGCGGGAGTCGTAGCGGTCTCCCTGCATGAGAAATCGCTGGCCAATCAGCAGCTCAGCCTGCCGCACGGACCACTGAACGGTGCCGGCGAACGGGCGATCGTCAGCAAGCAGCTCGAGGCGAAGGGTGGCGGCGCCGGCGGTGCGGACCCCGAACGGGGCGCCTACTCGATCAAGGCTGACTTCGAGCAGGCGATAGAGCTTACTGGTTATGGCAGATTCCACTACATCCTGCTAGCAATATGTGGCCTGGTAAGCACCAGCGAGGAGATGGACGTCATCTCGATGTCGTTCATCCTGCCCTCGGCCCAGTGCGATCTCGACCTGAACACGCAGAGCAAGGGCTGGCTCAACTCGATCATCTTCATCGGCATGATGTTCGGTGCGTACGTGTGGGGCAGCGTGGCCGACTCGCTCGGCCGCAAGAAGGTGCTGATCGTGATCTCGATCATGAACGCGTTCTGCATCGTCGCGTCCTCCTTCTCCCAGACGTACGAGGTGTTTATGGTGTTCCGGTTCCTGAACGGTGTGGC GTTAGGTGGTAGCGGTCCCGTCATTTGGCCGTACTTTGCCGAGTTCCAGCCCAAGTCGAAGCGTGGCTCCATGCTTAGCTTTATGGCTGCGTTCTGGACCATCGGTAATCTGCTCGTTGCCGGGCTGGCCTGGTTGATCATACCCACCG GAATCGGAATCACGACACCCGCCTTCACGTACAACTCGTGGCGCATCTTCCTGCTCGTCTGCTCCATACCATCGTTCATAGTGGCCGCCCTGCTGCTGTACCTGCCGGAATCGCCCAAGTTCCTGCTGTCGCAGGGCAAGATCGATGAAGCGCTCGCCATCTTCCGCGGTATCTATGTGACGAACACGGGCAAATCGAAAGACCAGTACCCGGTGAAGGAGCTGCTGATCGATGACAAGCTGCGGGAAGAGCTGGAAGCCGTCACCAAACCGATCAAGAACAAGTACAAGCGCATGCTGTACGACATACTGGACAACAGCAAGCAGGTGTTTATGTCACCGATCCTCAAGTTCACCATCATCTCCATCACGATCAACTTTACGTTCCACATCGGGTACTATGGGTTGATGATGTGGTTCCCGGAGCTGTTTAACCGGTTCGACGAATTCACCCGTGCCCATCCGGGCGTGGAGGATGCGTCCGTGTGTCAGGTGACGGATTACGTCGTCGGGATGGGTTCCCACTCACAAACTGGCGTCTGTTCGGCCACCATACCGAGCACGGTGTTCATGGAGTCGCTGATCACGGTGGCGGCGGCCCTGCCCGCCAACGTTGTGGCCGTGCTGGGAATGGACCGGTTGGGGCGCAAGTTCTTCCTCGTCTTCAGTACCATGGCTGCCGGGGCCTGTTCGGCGTCGATGTACTTCGTCACCAACCAACATCAGAACCTCGCCGTATCGGCCGTCTTCAGTGGCGTTATCTCGATGGGTAACGCTTCGCTCGACTGTCTGATCACGGAAGTGTTTCCAACGAATTTACG TGCAACCGGCGTTGCGATATCGATGGTGGCCGCTCGTTTGGGAGGTATTATCGGTAACGTGGTTATTGCCACGCTGCTCGATCTCTACTGTCCCGCACCGACGTTCATCGTGGCCGTCCTGCTGGCGGGTGGCGGTCTGATGTGCCTGTTCCTACCGAACACTACTCGAACCGCACTGTCCTAG